A region from the Dermacentor andersoni chromosome 11, qqDerAnde1_hic_scaffold, whole genome shotgun sequence genome encodes:
- the LOC126517890 gene encoding uncharacterized protein, which produces MASGGPGSSKDQPPAKRSALKRTDSTTSGKSILRAHKGSAKSVLQASPDAAVKWNEENVKKTFHPKDKDYGMMKVAEPKTPYSYDMTKEQSSVDAHVLAQRIESCRNETLKAIRIKREDEENMTEAQKERQHDFEKKRKMHYNEFQAAREARERMKKEEEEEEDEDEETQTKPGGDEGCGASQKEVTGPERSEVGTSCDGTKILLPLMIVAMPTGLSRNCRPYCLHTSFPPAVSQGAPLDGRASDVT; this is translated from the exons ATGGCAAGCGGCGGGCCCGGCTCGTCCAAGGACCAGCCGCCCGCAAAGCGCTCGGCCCTCAAGAGGACCGACTCCACTACCAGCGGCAAGAGCATCCTTCGGGCCCACAAGGGCAGCGCGAAGTC GGTCCTTCAGGCGTCTCCGGACGCGGCTGTCAAGTGGAACGAGGAAAACGTCAAGAAGACGTTCCACCCAAAAGACAAGGACTACGGTATGATGAAGGTGGCCGAACCCAAGACGCCCTACAGCTACGACATGACCAAAGAACAAAGTTCCGTCGACGCCCACGTATTGGCGCAAAG AATAGAAAGCTGCCGTAACGAGACGCTGAAAGCGATCCGCATCAAGCGTGAGGACGAGGAGAATATGACGGAGGCTCAGAAAG AGCGCCAGCACGACTTCGAGAAGAAGCGCAAGATGCACTACAACGAGTTCCAGGCCGCCAGGGAAGCGCGGGAGCGAAtgaagaaggaggaggaagaggaagaggacGAGGACGAGGAGACCCAAACCAAACCAGGCGGTGACGAAGGCTGCGGAGCAAGCCAAAAAGAAGTGACTGGCCCCGAGCGATCAGAG gtcgGCACTTCCTGTGACGGAACGAAAATTCTGCTTCCCCTGATGATCGTCGCCATGCCCACCGGCCTGAGCCGAAATTGCCGTCCATATTGCCTTCACACGTCGTTCCCTCCAGCCGTTTCCCAGGGTGCACCGCTCGACGGACGCGCCTCCGACGTCACCTGA